A genomic segment from Deinococcus aestuarii encodes:
- a CDS encoding response regulator transcription factor, with amino-acid sequence MPHLLVIEDNPDMSALLHEYFGALGYGVTSAREGRAGLHAALHTRPDLIVLDVMLPGLGGLEVLRRLRAESDAPVLMLTAREGEADKVLALELGADDYVTKPFSVAELLARVRALLRRSQPGGERGPLRHGVLSLHPLTRAVRLRGEVVNLTRVEFGLLHLLMLSPQRVFTRSELLTHLQEEGGGSERTINVHVRNLRAKLGEDAELLETVYGVGYRLREAP; translated from the coding sequence GTGCCACATCTGCTCGTCATCGAGGACAACCCGGACATGAGCGCCCTGCTGCACGAGTATTTCGGGGCGCTGGGGTATGGGGTCACGTCGGCGCGGGAGGGGCGCGCGGGCCTGCACGCCGCCCTGCATACCCGGCCCGACCTGATCGTGCTCGACGTGATGCTGCCCGGTCTGGGCGGGCTGGAGGTGCTGCGGCGGCTGCGGGCGGAGTCGGACGCCCCCGTCCTGATGCTGACGGCCAGGGAGGGAGAGGCCGACAAGGTGCTGGCCCTGGAACTGGGCGCGGACGACTACGTGACCAAACCCTTCTCGGTGGCCGAGCTGCTCGCGCGGGTGCGGGCCCTGCTGCGGCGCTCGCAACCCGGCGGCGAGCGCGGGCCCCTGCGGCACGGAGTCCTGAGCCTTCATCCCCTCACCCGGGCGGTTCGTCTCCGGGGGGAGGTCGTGAACCTCACCCGGGTGGAGTTCGGGCTGCTGCACCTGCTGATGCTCAGCCCACAGCGGGTCTTTACCCGCTCGGAACTGCTCACCCACCTTCAGGAGGAGGGCGGGGGCTCGGAGCGCACCATCAACGTGCATGTGCGCAACCTCCGCGCCAAGCTGGGAGAGGACGCGGAGCTGCTGGAGACGGTCTACGGGGTGGGCTACCGCCTGCGGGAGGCGCCGTGA